A genomic window from Vanessa cardui chromosome Z, ilVanCard2.1, whole genome shotgun sequence includes:
- the LOC124542878 gene encoding glutamine synthetase 2 cytoplasmic — MADSGHKIEDNPKILSGPVLTNSPNAVLSKTLLGRYNDLTIPADRILATYVWIDGTGEHMRCKDRTLNFIPKVPKDLPIWNFDGSSTGQADGHNSDTFLVPRAMYKDPFRRGNHVLVMCDTFKHNMEPTESNHRVKCQEAYDICKDDEPWFGIEQEYILLDSDLRPFGWPPGGCPPPQGPYYCGVGANKVFARDLVEAHYRCCLYAGVPISGTNAEVMPSQWEFQVGPSVGVTAGDDLWVARYILHRLAEEYGVIVSFDPKPVQDWNGSGAHTNFSTKKMREENGIIEIEKAIDKLSKVHMKHIKVYDPRGGKDNERRLTGLHETASINDFSAGVASRASSIRIPRAVAEEKKGYLEDRRPASNCDPYAVVNALMRTCILNE; from the exons atGGCTGATTCAGGCCACAAAATAGAAG ATAATCCAAAGATTCTTTCGGGCCCTGTCCTGACCAACTCCCCGAACGCAGTATTATCCAAGACACTACTGGGTCGCTACAACGACCTTACAATCCCAGCTGATAGGATCTTAGCTACATACGTTTGGATTGATGGCACTGGGGAGCACATGAGATGCAAGGACCGAACTTTGAACTTTATTCCCAAAGTGCCAAAGG atTTGCCGATATGGAACTTCGACGGCAGTTCAACAGGACAGGCCGATGGCCACAACTCAGATACCTTCCTCGTTCCACGCGCCATGTACAAGGATCCCTTCCGCCGTGGAAACCACGTTCTCGTTATGTGTGACACTTTCAAACATAACATGGAGCCTACAG AAAGCAATCACCGCGTGAAATGTCAGGAAGCGTATGATATTTGTAAGGACGACGAGCCATGGTTCGGTATTGAGCAAGAGTACATTCTCTTGGATTCGGATCTGAGGCCCTTCGGATGGCCCCCAGGCGGCTGCCCCCCACCACAGGGCCCTTACTACTGCGGAGTAGGTGCGAACAAAGTCTTCGCTAGGGATCTCGTTGAAGCACATTACAG GTGCTGCTTATACGCCGGTGTACCAATTTCCGGTACAAATGCGGAGGTGATGCCATCTCAATGGGAATTCCAAGTCGGACCCTCTGTGGGTGTAACGGCTGGGGACGACCTCTGGGTCGCACGCTACATCTTGCACAGGCTCGCTGAGGAGTACGGTGTCATCGTGTCCTTTGACCCCAAGCCAGTACAAGACTGGAACGGCTCGGGCGCTCACACCAACTTCTCGACTAAGAAGATGCGTGAAGAGAATGGTATTAT TGAGATCGAGAAGGCTATTGACAAGTTGTCGAAGGTGCACATGAAGCACATCAAGGTGTACGACCCGCGCGGCGGCAAGGACAACGAGCGGCGACTCACCGGCCTGCACGAGACCGCCAGTATTAACGACTTTAGCGCAG GAGTCGCAAGTCGCGCGAGCAGCATCAGAATACCGCGTGCCGTTGCTGAAGAGAAGAAGGGATACTTGGAAGACCGCAGACCGGCATCGAACTGCGACCCCTACGCTGTCGTCAACGCTCTCATGCGCACTTGCATACTGAACGAATAA